Part of the Aureitalea marina genome, GGCAGCTGTAAGTTTGTCTACACCATACTTCTTGGAGAGCTCATCATGGATCTTGGCGTAGTATTCGTTGCTCTCTACCTTTACGTTGGTCTCACGGTGACAGTTGATACACCATCCCATAGTTAGCGGAGAATACTGGTACATAATCTCCATTTCTTCCACTGGACCGTGACAGGTCTGACACTCTACACCAGCGACAGTTACGTGCTGGGAGTGGTTGAAATAAGCAAAGTCTGGAAGGTTGTGAATACGCACCCACTTAACCGGTTTGGACTCTCCGGTGTAGGCTTGGTTATCAACATCCCATCCAACTGCCTCGTATAATTTTTGGATCTCGCCGTCGTAGAATTCCTTGGTGTATCCATTGGCCAAATCTTCTTCTCCATTGTACTCGGCAATGTTCTTGTGACAGTTCATACATACATTCAGGGAAGGAATTCCTGAGTGCTTTGACTTACGGGCAGAACTGTGGCAGTATTTACAATCGATCTGGTTAGTACCGGCGTGGATCTTGTGTGAGTAGTGGATCGGTTGAACAGGAGCATATCCCTGATCGACACCTACTTGACTCATCCAACCGTAGGCGAAGTAGGCCGCAGAAAGTAGTAAGAAGATACTCGTAACAAGAACCAAGAACTGATTTTGAACAAAGGCTCTCCAGATCGGAACTCGTTTTTGCTCTTCCGGGTATTCTACTCCATTCGCTTCTGCGATCTTCTTTAGCGTCCCGTTGACCAAAATCAACATAATCACCAACAGGGCAAAGATCAAGGCTAGTGCGACTAGGATGATGTCGTTGGAAACTCCGCTATCGCCTCCTCCAGTTCCTTCGACTGCAACCTGAGCAACAGCTGGTGCTTTCTTCTCCGTGTAAGTGTAAGCGATAATGTTATCGATATCGGCATTGGACAAGGCCGGGAAGGCCGTCATCACCGATTGATTGTATTCGTTGAAAATGGCAACCGCCTGAGCATCTCCGGCTTTAACCATTTCCTGACTGTTCTTGATCCAGCTGTACAACCACTCCCGATCGTACTTGTCGCCCACCCCGTAGAGTGCAGGCCCGGTCGCCTTACTGTACAACTTGTGACAAGCGGCACAATTTGCTTTAAATAAAGCCTCCCCTGCCGCCGTGTCGATCACAGCTGTTTCCTGAGCAAATGTTGAAGTGGAAAATGTTAGCAGAAGGGCTAACAGAGGGAGTGATAATTGAGCGGCTAGCTTACTTAATCTCACCTTTTGCATACTAATGGTTAAATTTTGTCTCTTGCTTGGCATGATTTTCGCCTTATTTTCTGCGCTTCGGCAGGCCGTTTATCGTGCCAGAAATAACTGTGCAAAAGTAACGCATAAAGTCGATTTTCGAAATCCAAACAAACTGTTAACAACTAATTTATAACCATTCTAAATAATAATATTTTGACCGTTGAAGTTATTAAGTGGTACCTTTGCCTAGAACGGTCGGAATTAGCTTGAATATTATGATGCGTAACACACTGATAGCCTCTATTTTAGCTTTATTATTAAGCCCTTTTTGTCAGGCCCAACAAGAAAGCTCGGACATTCGACAAGATGAGAAAATACCGGAGCTGCTTGAACTGAAAAAAACACTCGAAAAAGAGAACAAATTAAGTAACGAATTCACCGTTCAGTTGTTCTATGGGGACCTCAAATCGGCCGAGGAGGTCATGGACGATTACAAGAAATTTTACACCACTTGGCCGGCCTCTTTGGAATACGAAACTCCAAACTACAAAGTATGGGTTGGAAGTTTCGGAAATCGACTGGATGCGGATAGGGCATTGCTCAAGCTCAAGGAGAAATTTCCATCGGCCTTTATACTGCGGCCGAACATTCAATAAAAAAAAGCGACCTCGATGGGTCGCTTTTCTTTTTTTATCCATTCGCTGATTACAGCGTTTTCTTCACGGCAACCTCTTGGAAGGCTTCTACGATATCTCCTTCGC contains:
- a CDS encoding c-type cytochrome produces the protein MQKVRLSKLAAQLSLPLLALLLTFSTSTFAQETAVIDTAAGEALFKANCAACHKLYSKATGPALYGVGDKYDREWLYSWIKNSQEMVKAGDAQAVAIFNEYNQSVMTAFPALSNADIDNIIAYTYTEKKAPAVAQVAVEGTGGGDSGVSNDIILVALALIFALLVIMLILVNGTLKKIAEANGVEYPEEQKRVPIWRAFVQNQFLVLVTSIFLLLSAAYFAYGWMSQVGVDQGYAPVQPIHYSHKIHAGTNQIDCKYCHSSARKSKHSGIPSLNVCMNCHKNIAEYNGEEDLANGYTKEFYDGEIQKLYEAVGWDVDNQAYTGESKPVKWVRIHNLPDFAYFNHSQHVTVAGVECQTCHGPVEEMEIMYQYSPLTMGWCINCHRETNVKVESNEYYAKIHDELSKKYGVDKLTAAQMGGLECGKCHY
- a CDS encoding SPOR domain-containing protein, whose translation is MMRNTLIASILALLLSPFCQAQQESSDIRQDEKIPELLELKKTLEKENKLSNEFTVQLFYGDLKSAEEVMDDYKKFYTTWPASLEYETPNYKVWVGSFGNRLDADRALLKLKEKFPSAFILRPNIQ